The DNA window GCTGTATAAACCCTTTGCCAGTAGTCCTCTCACTGTGGTGGAACAACCTGAGACCCTAAGCCATTGGCAATAGTGCAGTGTTTCCAGTCTCTTAGGACCTCTGGTTGCTACAACTACAGCCACTACTGCTTCTTTCTGGGGCTTCACAGAGACCCTAGTATGACAGGAGGAAGTGTGACATGGTGGCCCTACAGTGTGGGAACCtgtctatgatcctttgatatacactttatattttaaatatctgtTAAGCTGTACTTATCACTCCTTTCTATTTTAGCATTTCTTTGGGAGACTTGGAAAGGAAGGCACCACAATAAGGATTGAGCCAGAGTAGTGTCCTTCACAGAAGGAGGTTATGAGTCCTGGCCTCAGTGACTGTTAGTAAAACTGTTGTTGTGATTTCGAGTGCTTTTATTCTCTGATATGAAGTACAAAATTTCTACCTGTGATAATGTCCCCTGGGTTGCTATTATTTCCGTTGAGATCCTTTTCTTCCTGGAACTAAAGTctagaagattcatcttcatgagttcaaatctggccttggacatttttattttcttcagtttcctcatctgtaaaatgaactggagaaggaaaaaataaattatgtccGATTCCTgatgtctattttatatattgaGTACCTGTTCTAGAGGATAACCCATTCTCCCATATTAGGAGACAGACATAGGATACATAACTTTAAGGATTTTTCTTGGAATTCTATTCTGGAAAGGGGGCAAAagaagtcagagagagagagagagagagagagttagaaaTGCTTGATTCCCTCCCTTTGGTGTCAGGCTTCCCCAGGAATTATTCTGGTCTGTCTAAACTGAGAGATGTAGCCCTTTCTGGGCAGATGCTGCCTTCGAGGCAGCTAGTCACAAAAACTAGGCTGAAAAGATTGTTCTGTGTTTGaggggaatgggaaaggcttGATTAAAGGTGGTCCTTTGCAaagttcaaattttaaaataaagtttcacTGTAAATTTAAAACAAGTTTACTTAAGTTTTAATGTCTTTCATTTAGtgaattaaaatgtcatttgtaactgaatattcaataaatgttcactttaaaaatattccctAGATGCACTTCTTAATGTGATGTATTACATATCATTATGATTATAAAtgaataggagggggcagctagatggcgcagtgataaaacaccggccctggattcaggagtacctgagttcaaatccggcctcagacacttaacacttactagctgtgtgaccctgggcaagtcacttaaccccaattgcctcactaaaaaaaaaaaaaaatgaataggagggggcggctaggtggcacagtggataaagcaccggccctggattcaggagttcctgagttcaaatccagcctcagacacttgacacttactggctgtgtgaccctgggcaagtcacttaacccccattgccccacaaaaaaacccaaaaagaacccccaaacaaacaataaatgaataGGAACCTTTTGCTTAAATGGGAGAACTGAGAACACAATTTCACAAAGAacaagtaagatttttttttaaagttattattattttttttttggcggggcaatgagggttaagtgacttgcctagggtcacacagctagtaagtgtcaagtgtttgaggtcaagtttgaactcaggtcctcctgaatccagggtcagtgctttatccattgcgctacctagctgccccaggacaagtaagatttttaaagtaatttgctTCTACCTAGTCTTCAGGCTTTGTGATGCCTGTGTTTTCCCTGAATGTTAATGATTACGACATTAATCTTATAACTTTATTCTTAGTAGCAATTATGCTCTGTGGGCTTACTCTGTCATTCTTGAAGATTTGTCCTTCCCAGGGAAATGGTCTCTAGTAAAATTAGTTATGTGAAGGCTATTATAGTTATATTGGGGTTTGTGATTTTGTggtgatttccaattatttttgttGTCTATTTTTGCTGAATTACTCTTtataatgaggcagctaggtggtgtagtggatggagtcaGAAATATTCAGCTTCCtcagttcagatttggcctcaaaGACTAGATGTGctaccctaggcaaatcacttaacctcatttgcttcagtttcctcaattgtaaaatgagctggagaaggaaatgacaagccactccaatatccctgccatgaaaactccaaatggaatcatgaagagtcagacacaactgaaaggactgaaaaacaacaaatagtaACATATAAAGTAATTGGAAAGACACATAAGATCTGCCATGATTTTCCTTGTCtttactctattttatttttaaaagctgaacCTTACAGAGGAAAGGAGTTTaataattagaagagaaaggaatacaaATTCAACCATCCATTAAAAAgagattttattgatgtatttttcaTCAACTCTCTCTAAGGACCTCATATCCAAGATACATGGGAAACTAACACAAATAAGTCAAAATCCATTCCTTCATAGAAAAGTggccaaagaacaaaaaaatcctCCAAAGAGGAATGATAAAGTCTTAGTAATAGTATGAAATACTGctcccaaatcactaataataagcaaaacaaaatcaaaacaactatTATACATAGCAAAGTGGTGAAAACTCATACTGGGGTTCTACCAAACCCATACTGGGGTATTAGTATGGGATAGTTGCAAATTGGTAGCTTTTTTGCCCACCCCCCAGTTCAGGGTAATATACCAAGCCTGTTTAGGGGTTAAAAATGCAGAGGGAATCTACAGTTCTGCCATTCTGAATCAACAGAACTTTCCATTTGGATAAAAAGGGTTGAGTCCAGCAGCAATCCCACTCTTGCTCAGACTTAAACTCGGCAGGAAACTTGTAGAGCTCAGACCAGAGAAGTGGCAATCAGACTTTGCCTTGGATTGGATCACTATGAGAGTACTGAAAGCTTGAATGTCTCTAGTCTGTCCCTGAgatcccaagaaagcagcaacaggaccGGAATAGCCCTTCCCTCTAGCAGTGTTATAGAGTCTAGCCCTAACATCAAGTATGAAACTAGGAAGGACACTGgagggcttaaaaaaaaaaaaagtccaccaTTAAGAACTGTTAAGGTGGCAgagaagctcaagacacaaacccagaagaaaatgactcaaaaacatcCACAAATAAAGCCCCAGGGAAAAACAGTGTCTGGGCAAGAATTCCAACTAGATTTCCTAGAAAACATGCAGCAGGAGtttaaaaagaggtaaaaaaatgtttttacaaatgaaacaaaattactcaatgaaataaattgaaaaagaaattagagttagGGAGGAATTAGAATGGGGATTATCAGCTTGGCAAAAGTAGCACAAAgccttgcccaagcaacaaactccctgaacaTTAAAATAGACcaacagaagctaatgactccaatAAAGCaacaagaaatgtttaaaaacaaattaaaaagaccaaaaattagaagaaaatggaaggtaTCTCATAACAAAAACTACTaacctagaaaacagattgagggagaaaaaaattaagaatcattggactatctgaataccatgaccaaaaaaagaaaaataacttagacatcatatttcaaaaaatcttaaaagaaaaccacACAGGAACCAGAtggcaaaatggaaatagaaagaacccACCAGACACCCCCTGAAGGAAACTCTCAAACAAAAgttcccaggaacatcatagccagaATCCAGAattttcaggtcaaagaaaaaaaatacttcaagaagccagaaagaggaGCCACTGTCAGGATCACACATGTAGCCACCATTATGAAGGAGCAGACTTGGAgtacaatattccagaaggcaaaggatatggtTTACAGATAAGAATAATTTACCTAGCAAATCTGATTATAATTCTAtaggggggaagggaatagatctttaatgaaatagaggatttccaagtatttctgatgaaaagatctgagctgtgtagaaattttaaagttaaaacccaggaggaaagagagacataaaaaggtaaaaatgagcaATGATAAAGGCATTAAACAAGGCAAAAGTGTCCCCTGTTAATCTTATCATCATCTGGAGTTACATGGGGATTTGGATTAAACAAGGCCTTGGGAGTGGTTTTGTTATATCTTtatcatttaaagaaaagaaaagaatggaaagagattaGAGAAATATACTAGGATTGGGAGAGGTGGAGGGAAAGGTAAATTAGGGGAAGTTATCCCACATAATCACAAAGTACAAGTGGACATCAGTACAAGCAAGAGTGGAGATAGAGGATACAGATGATATTTGAATCATACTCTCATATAAATTAGtctaaagaaggaagaatacacacatatgcacagagttagatacagaaatatatttgacgcaacagggaaataggagggaaaggtgaGAAGGATGAAGAGAGAATTTGAAGATGGGTAGATTAAGGGAAGGATTAGTCATAAGCAGAACAAACTCTAAGGATGCACAAAACTATAGCTCTTTGATGtagaaagaatgggaatctgagggggtgcccatcaattgagcaatggttaaacaagttatagtatataaatgtgacaGGATACTCTTTCTTGTACTGAGATCTTATCAGCTTAATGATCAAAAgaattccagaagactaatgatgaaataggcaacctacctcctgatagagaggtaaagaacttaaaatgcagaatgagaatttggggtgggggggacattgccaatgtggaaatttattttggttAACTATACATGTTTTtaatgggctttgtttttcttgtgctttcaatggggagggggtgggaagaatATAGAAGGTGAAATGGAGGATTTTGactgattaaaataaataaaatattttaaaatgaaatgaaggtagtatttaagaaaaatattagtTAAAAACTCAAAATTCAAAAAAGTCATCTgacattcaataaacattgttgtggggcagctaggtggtgcagtggatagagcattggccctgaattcaggaggacctgaggtcaaatccggcctcagacacttaacacttactggctgtgtgaccctaggcaagtcacttaaccccaattgcctcaccaaaaaaacaaaaaaaccaaaaacataacaaataaacaacagcaaaaaaacccaataaacatTGGTGAGAATCAGGgtattaaatgcaaaataaagtcCTTTCCAATAACAGAAAAGGTCCTGCCAACTAAAGTAGATGTTGCCAGCTGCAACTGGTTTTGTACATTTATAGATTTTAGATATATGTATGCTCTGTCTTCTAATATAGTATACATCAGTTATCTCTAATAACAGgattgggattttaaaaaaatgcaagatTTATACCTTGGAACAGAACAGTAGGAATACAAATCATCATAAGTATAATGCAttttataatacataaatataaagtattagtGCATGAGggtaatataaaaaggaaaaggtcaaTAACAGATAAAGTGAGAGGGAATAATACCCTAAGGATGAGGGCTAGAGGGTGGCAACTCAATATGGTAGAAAGAATACTTGACTTGGAGCCATCAGCCCTATATTTGAATCCCAGCCCTCtgacttactacccatgtgaccttggacaagctatGTAAAATGGGTAGAGCCAGATGACTTAGGGATTTAAAGtaatttctagctctaaatttgatGATATTATGTGACAGGAGTTAGGCTTTAAGCAAgcattaagggcagctaggtggtgcagtggataaagtacccaccctggattcacgaggacctgagttcaaattctacctcagacacttgacacttactagatgtgtgacccttggcaagtcacttaaccctcattgtcccaaaaaagaaaaaaaaaagcaagtattAAGTTTTCCATAGGCAGAAGCAGGAAGGTGCAGTATTCTAGGCTTAATGCAGGGAATGGCCACTGAGAGTAAAGTCTTTAGAGCATGCTAGGATTTGCCCTTCCTTGTATATAAAAAATATACAGATGTGGAAAGACAGTTACAAAGAATGGTCACGGCCAATCGTGACCTCTAGTGACGGAAAAAAGTGTTGTCTATAGACTATATATACAGAGGCAATAATAGTGTTTGGAGCCCAGCAGAAAGCTACACCTTAATGGAATTTAGTAAATACCCTTTTCTAGAAGTTGTTTGGCTGATAATTAATTGGGAGCCCACTGTTGGGGGCTCATGAAAAATAGCATTAAACATTCTATCCCTTCATGGTTAATCCTAGAAGTCCAAAGGAAggtctagctgccccctggggactGTGATTTGTGAATATAAGTGTAATTTGGGGAAATGGAGATACTATACAAGATAAGGAATACCATGAGCAAATATTATGGAGACAGAAAATTCTGGAAGTATGTATGGCAGGGAGGGACTATACACCAGTGTGACTGAAGCAGAAAATACTTGAAGGAGAAGAGTAtgaaatgaaattggaaaaataggagggaaggggaagggttcAGTGGTAAGGAGTTTGAAATCTAGTTGGTAGGTAGTATTTTCAGGAGGGGAGTGGTCTGGCAGAACCTGAAtaacttggccaggatcacaaaTGTAGTAAGTGAAAGAGGTGGGAtctcaaagaagaaagagaaaattagaaaACTGAACAATCAAGCCAACTTATGAagtcagaaaaaataatttgttttaaaatgctttaaaaccaTAACACTTTTACTATTCCTTTTGAGAGAcgtgttatctccatttttacaaataaagaaactgaggctcaaaaagattaaatgatttggtcAAAGTCAATAAAGGTCAGGGATGGCATTCagacacaggtcttcctaactctaagcccaGTGATCTCTCCTGTTAAGGTGAGAAAAGAATATAGttcggggggcgggggggtggcGGGAAATGACTAATCAGTGCTTTAATAGCATAAAAAATACTCTCTCAAAAGATTAATTTCTCAGTACTTTGTATTAATGTGAAAAATTTAGGAAAGTAAGCTGTACAGTAAATCAACAAATCCAGAGTCAAAACAGTCACATTTAATGATGTATAGAGTAGGTACAAGGTGACTAGTCAGAGGCAAGCATTGCTGTCTGGTTTTCATAATGTCCAAGTAAATTCCAAATGCTCTTAGAAAGTGATGCCTTTTTAAATTCTATACTCCCAAACCAAGTTTGTAAAAGTggacttccctcccttctcctccttcctctcttaggAAATGCCCTCCCTATGCTCCCTGGGGACATTTATTTTGTCAGTACCAGAAAGCACTCCCAGGCTTgcttgagggaagggaggaggcagCTGTGTTTATAGTATGCTCATCTTTCTTCCTGTACACTGAAATCAGGGCTAAACCTGGGGAAAATTGCAAGCTGAGTAACTTTAACTGGAGTACTTTTACATTCTGAAAAGTGTCTTTATAAAAGTTAGGAGGAATGGGAGGTTCTCATCAGCCAACCACTAAAGGTAGGAATCAGTGTAGAAAGGCATTTGCTATTTTTTAATAATCCTAGACTCCTGgggtagcaaggtggcacagtggatagagcaccagccctggaatcaggaggacctgagttcaaatctgaccttagacacttgacacttactagctgtgtgaccctgggcaattcacttaaccccaattgcctcaccaaaaaataaataaataaataaataataataataatcctagaCTCCTAAACTTTATCCTACAGCTTTAGCTCTACTGGGGTGAAGGGCAGCATGGCAGAAaagagggatgggaagggaaCATTCattgattgttgttattgttgttcagtcaatccagtcatgtccaactctttgggatcccatttggggttttcttgttaaagatactggtggtttgccatttccttctccagctcattttatagggtgaagtgacttgcccagggtcacacagctagtaagtatctaaggctacatttgaactcgggacttcctgattctaggccagaACTCCATCCACTTTACCTAACTGCCACAAGGgagaatttaaaaagtaaatataggATTCATTATCAAATCATTTGGTTTTGAGTTGTGGTTCTGATACTCTCTGACTTTATGATTGTGGGCAAGCCAATTTGCCCCTCAGTGCTTCAATCTGTAATCCTCAATCctcagtctgtaaaatggggattaataatacTTCCcctacttattatttatttttttttgctgggcaatgagggttaagtgacttgcccagggtcacacagctagtaagtgtcaagtgtctgaggccggatttgaactcaggtcctcctaactccagggccggtgctttatccactgtgccacctagctgcccccacccctattTATTTTAGGGGGGGGTGTTATTTTGTAATTCACAAAAAGGAATAGAACTAAATGCTGTGATTATACTGAAAATTCATGGGCATCCTTGCATTATTCCTGTTCACATGCTAGAGTGTCTGTTCAGCCAGGTGACCTTGACCGTTGTCTTTGTGGCTGCACCCTGAGAACCAGGGGACCTTTCTGTCTGCCTTGAACAGAACCTCCTGTGTGTGTTGTTCTCCCCATTAGTATGTGataggggcagatagatggtgcagtggagagaacactggccctggggtcagggtgacctgagttcaaatctgaccgtagacgcttgacttactagctgtgtgaccctgggcaagtcacttaaccctgtttgcctcaaacatccagaaccatctccaatcatcctgatgtatatcttgccactggaccctgatggctccagaggaaagagtgaggctggtgaccttgcacagccctctctcacttaaatccaatccagtgcaagtcatgatatcacctcccaatgtcatggtgctctttgagaatgaaggatgaacaacaacaaacaacaatagcatgtgatatccttgagagcaggagctgtattgctttttttctgtaagaaaattattaaaaatagagGTTTTGAGACTCCCAGGGGTCCCCGCTAAGAAAGCTGggcctgaccttttttttttttttttgtccatcaaagcattttatttgtatgtatgttttacacCCTTAGAAAAAAGAATCCCAGGATTTTTCCTCCTGTGTGTTTTCGTCTTGCTTCCTCATGGTCCATGATGCCAGCTGAGGTTGTAAGCACAATGAACCCAAACTGACGGGATGGTAGCAGATTATTCTGCCACTTTTCCAGATCTTTCAATTGAACATCAAATCTGGGGCTGATTACACCACACTTGTTTAATCTGCCTGTGAGGTTCACAACAATTTTTTCTGCTCTGTGATCATCAGTGATCTCAAATTCGCCAATGTAACCGTGCTTCATCATCACAGTTAAGAACCTGACGATTACTTTAGAGCACGGTCTAATGAGAACCTGGTGTTTTCCTCGTTTTTCTGCATTGTTGATGCTTTTGAGAGCATCTGCCAGGACATTCATGAGCACCATGGTGGCGGCACTGCAAGATGGAggaaggtcagcccagagtcaggaagttacctcattcaaaaccaaaCCTACCTAAAAGCCTTGTTTCCACCAGAggacctgttctctgggctctgacctcaATACTACTGtgctgaaccaccctcaaatccagtgaaccaatagatttgagtgatgctagccaatgagctttgaacaatgtgtatgggcaggctctgctcctgcccgcagcaagcttgcacagacactcTTTTTTGGTccaggaacttggtgagagcagactCAGTccactagggttccccattttctcttttctctctcttctctttcttagctaggctttcctatctttcagagccatgtgcactctctttaataatatttaatatactttaagaaatgcttacaggcagctaggtggcgcagtggatagagcaccggccctggagtcaggagtacctgagtttaaatctggcctcagacacttaacacttactagctgtgtgaccctgggtaagtcacttaaccccaattgcctcactaaaaaaaaaaagaaaagaaatgcttaatgccccaaactggtgtagTAGCCTCTAAGTAACAAATacatgataaaccccagctaattttccctacacttgggacagtaatagggtgaccacatatagttttactcaccacacttCCCATCACCCATCCCAATATGTAATCTTTTCTTTCAAcacattccttttcttcccttccctttccccttttcattttttaaattaacatttaataataaaaacaaatctcttgtaacaaatatgcatactcctttgtatacccagtacctagcacagtactttgcaaatagcaagcatttaacagattttaaaaattaattcattctttGCTGGGACTTCTTGCTTcacccatttcccatctctgctcCTCCTAGTCAGGATACTCATCTCGTTCTCTTTTGAGATAAACTCCTCTTGCTAAAGGCCCTCATTAACAGCATTCCCAACACTCTTGACTGGCTTGCTCTCCTAGGTCCCATCCAGTCCCACTCCCAAGGGGCTATGTCAATATGAGCTATATTGATCTTTCTATGTGTTAGTGGGTAACTACCTAAGATATTAGTCTTCTTtgggttgttttcatttgaaaaaagcaTTTTCCCCCCATTCCACTGATGTCCCACCATAATGTCAGACTGTAAAAGAAGGGTTGATTTTGGAAGAATGTGTTATTTAAGCACAAGTTCTGGCAAAAGGGATATTTGAGGTCTTGTCACTCAATTCCTTCATTGTAAAGATAAGGATATAGGCCCCAGACTGCACATGTAGTAAACAGCAGAGACAGATCTTGAATTTAGAatgtctgattccaaattcaatgttcATTCCATTGCATTGCACTGTCTCCTGGACAGGTTTCAAGTATGGTGATAAGATCTGTGTCTGGCAGCAAAGGCCCAGCAGAGATAAATCTGGAGATGTTCATTATGAGTTCACCCACCAGCTGATAAATTATTTTGGCCATAGCAGCTAATAAAGACCATCGGGTTACAATCTatgtcagtggagggagtttccacaatgATGAAAAGACCTCTGGTTTGaagcaataaaatgaaagagcATTCTTAAAGGTCCAAGGAGATGAATTTCTCAAGGTGGAATTTCAGGCCCGAATACTATTAAGCCATGAGATAGTTTGGGGCAGGGGTACATTCCAAGCAATCTGCTCATCACACCATATAAGTATTGGTCTACCCTAAAGGCCAACCTCAGCTGACATTACAAAAGATTGAATCTGTTCCCGTTAAAGACAGCATTGACATTCCATCTGCCCAGTTTTAAATATAGTATCCAGGTTTGATGGACACAGGAATGTATATTAATTGCTCAGttataacaataataagaaaTCTGAGTACTAATGATTTGTAAAGACACATGTTGTGATGTAAAGTCAACTCTCCCTATGCTTTGCAACTGTGGTTATCTCCATGTGGTCTTTGAGAAATATAGACTGGTTCTACATATGTGGAATAAAGTTAAAACAGGAAAAGTTCTGGAGGATACCATGCCACTAGAATGTAGCTAATGTTGCATAATGCTTGCAaatattaaagattattttattcactctaaacaacaaccctgtgagggaaacAATATTAGTAGGTAGAGTAtgtgggacttggaatcaggaagacctggattcaaattttgtttctgacatttagtagctatgtaaccctgtgTAATTCACCTgacttctctgatcctcagtttccttatctgaaaaataatggagataataataaaacagGGCTGTTCTAAGGCTCAAAATACataataggatcatagttttaagATAGAAATGACATTGAGCCAAATcccctcacttcacagatgagaaaatggaggctcagaatTTAAATAATTGGCTTAAGGTTTTTTAGCTAATAAATGGGAGAATTAGAACTAGAAAatggatctcctgactccaagttgagtGTTTTTTACAATGTACTACATTTCAGTGGTATTTTCATAGGTTATTGCCATACTAATGGTGGGAGCACTCCTGCAAGATCACTTTAAAGGCCCTGACTGACAATCAGAAATACTATTTCCCAAGtcagaaaatagatttctggCTAAGGACTCTTTAAAGCTAGGTATCTAAACTCTACCTTgtgattcctatttttttttaatattcattttgtgCTTTCAAATATAAATTCAAAGCCATGATGGAACACATTAgtcctaaaatatatatttttttattttagaaaaaaaattgtggcaAGTTTTAGAGCTACTCACAAACCTCCTGCAGGGGCTTGGCAGGCCAACATTTTGAAAACCACTGGTCAAACATACATTTCATAGACTTGTTTGGGTTCTATTGCTGCTGGCATGAAATACTATTGGCTCGTGGTGGCATTTCTTCGAAAAATTCAGTGAGATTCCTAGCCACCTCCAAGGAGTAGATATGAATGATTCCAAGCTCACCACTTTGCCAGGTATCTGTAGTCACTTTCGCAGGATTAGTAGATCATGATATTGGAATGTTGGCTCAACCTCATGCATGTTAATCTAAAGTTCTCTTGGTCTCACTGTGAGTTGCAAAAGACAATAAatcaaaaatggaagagaatcttagagctggaaagaatctcaaAGGTTTTTGGTTTAATCCATGCTTCAACAGGAAATCCCTCTGTAAAATCTATGACAGTCTCCTGATTTCCACTTGAAGGCTTGCAGTGATTTGAATCCATTCCATTTTCATATGACTCGAATTGGTAGgcagttttgctttttaatgtaaTACATCTAGtttcaacttccacccattgctcctatttctgGCTTCTGGGACTAAATAGAGCAATTCTAATCCTGCTTCCATATGATAGTCCTTCACATACATGAAAACACCTCTTATAAACCCCTTGTC is part of the Dromiciops gliroides isolate mDroGli1 chromosome 4, mDroGli1.pri, whole genome shotgun sequence genome and encodes:
- the LOC122754647 gene encoding 40S ribosomal protein S15a-like translates to MVLMNVLADALKSINNAEKRGKHQVLIRPCSKVIVRFLTVMMKHGYIGEFEITDDHRAEKIVVNLTGRLNKCGVISPRFDVQLKDLEKWQNNLLPSRQFGFIVLTTSAGIMDHEEARRKHTGGKILGFFFLRV